CCCGGCGACCGGCCTGCCCGTCTACGACACCTACCAGAAGAGCGGTCAGCCGCTGGCCGACATCTTCACGGCGTCCGGCGTGGACACGGTCGTCTTCGACATCCAGGACGTGGGCGCGCGCTTCTACACGTACATCTGGACCCTGTACGACTGCATGGAGGCGGCCCGGCTCGCGGGCAAGCGCGTCGTCGTGCTCGACCGGCCCAACCCGGTGACCGGGGTCTCGGCCGAAGGGCCGGTGCTGCACAGGGAGTTCGCCACCTTCGTCGGCCGGCAGCCGATCTCCCAGGCGCACGGCATGACGGTCGTGGAGCTGGCGCTGCTGTTCAACGAGGAGTTCCTGCCCTCGCCGGTCCCCCTGGACACCGTGCGCATGACCGGGTGGCGACGGTCGGAGTTCTACGACGCCTCCGGTCTGCCGTGGGTGCCGCCGAGCCCCAACATGCCGACGCCCGACACCGCTCTGGTGTACGCGGGCACGTGTCTGTTCGAGGGCACGAACCTCTCCGAGGGGCGTGGCACCACCCGCCCCTTCGAACTGCTCGGCGCGGAGGGCGTCGACCGTCGTTGGGCCGAGGCGGCGGGCGAACTCGGCCTGCCCGGCGTGCACTTCAGGGAGGCGTACTTCGCGCCCACCTTCTCCAAGTTCCAGGGCCGGACCATCGGCGGCGTCCAGTTGCACGTCCACGACCGGGCGGCGTTCGACCCCGTCCGCACCGGGATCGCCCTGCTGATCACCGCCAAGCGGAGCTGGAGCGGCTTCGCGTGGCGCTCGGACAACTGGATCGACAGGCTCACCGGCTCCACGCTCGTCCGCACGATGATCGACGCCGGGGCGGGCACCGACGACGTCGTGGCGGGGTGGCAGCAGGAGCTGACGGCGTTCCGGGAGGTGCGCGGCCAGTACCTCGTGTACCGCTGAGCCCTTCGCCCGGGGCCTAGGTGCGAGCGGGTCCTGGACCCGCTCCGTACGGTGCTCGGCGAGCGGGTCCTGGACCCGCTCGCCGAGCACCGTACGCATGCATGTGTCGACATAGCCGCACACCCGCCGCACCCGGCCGCTGCCGAAGGCGGCGACCTGGCGCGATGCGCCGGAGCACCCTCGGACGATCGTCACGTCACCGCGGCGGGACACGCCGGCGAAGAGGGTGCGGTTGCCGTGGTCGTCGGCCGCCGCTCGGGACAGCGGGGACAAAAGACCGGCAATCAGGACGCATACGGAAGCCGTCTTCAGGAACCCGTGGGATGTGTGGGGAGTTCTCCCTCTGTCGAGCGCGTCGCGTGGGGTGCGCCGTGGCAGGGCGGCTCCTCCCGAAACGGGGCGGTCCGGGCGTCACCGCCGGTTGTCCCCGGCCCGGAGGGTGAACACGCGTCACTTGCACGGGACGCACGGACCGGCGGAGGCGGTCGTCGTCGCACGGAGGACATCGGATGGAGCCGAATCGCTGGTCGATACGTCTATTCGTCGACGTCCGTACGACGACGCCGAAGTGACCGAAGTACAGGTGCAGGTGTGACGGAGGTGCAGGGCGATGGCCGGTTTCCGGAGTCTGGCGAGACAGGTACGCGACCCCCGGTGCGATCTGGCGCTACGGCGCTATTCGCTGCGCAAGTGCCTTGAGCGGTTCGCCCCCTACGGGCACAGGGCGACCTGGGACCACTTGTGCACCCGGGCCGGGTTCGGCCCGGAGGACCGTTCTCCCGATCCGGCGCGGCTCGTGGCCGCGTTGGAGGAGCTGGAGGAGGCGCGCGCGGTGTGGCTGGCCTATGAGGTCGACTTCGCCGAACGCCGTAAGAAGGAGAAGCACGACGGGCTGCGCCGGCCGGGCACGGTGGACGACTGGCACCGGCTGACCTGGGGCGGTTTCGGGGTCGCCTGGTGCGACGACCCCGAGGTGCACCCGGACGAGCCGCTGGCCGAGGTGCTGCGGCGGCTGATCGCCGCGCTGGAGCGCGAGCCCGGATCGACGTGCCCCGTGTGCGCCGGGGAGCGTCTGATGTGGAAGTACGACCTGGACCACGAGCCCTCCTCGGGTCCGGTCTGCACGGACTGCGGAATCCTGGTGCCGCGCCCCGTGCTCACGCCGGAGGCCCTGGCGTACGCCAGGCGCGAACGGCTGCTGATGTCCGCCTGACCATGCCGCGAGCGCGACGAACGGGGGAACGGGGGTGCGCAGCGGGCCTTTGCCCGACGCCGCGGACCGACCGGGGGTGCGCAGGGGATGCCGCACCCCCTGAACGACGGACGACTTTACCCGCACGCGGGCGGGCACTGCCCGGGCTTGTCCGTGGCGGCCGGCACCATCGGGACGTGGTGAGCATGCAGGTGTGTCTCAACGGGACGCGCGGGGCCGCCGACGGTACGAGGGTGCCGTTGACGCCCGAGGCGATGGCGCGGGACGCGGCGCGAGCGGTCGCGGCCGGGGCCTGCGACGTCCATGTGCATCCCAAGACACCGTGCGGACACGACTCGCTGTCCCCGCGCGTGGTGGCGCCGGTGCTGGAGGCGATCCGGCGGCGGGTGCCGGTGCCGGTCGGGGTGACCACGGGCGCGTGGGCCGAGCCCGATCCGGCGGCCCGGCTGGAGCGCGTGCGCGGCTGGACGGTGCTGCCGGACCACGCCTCGGTCAACTGGCACGAGCCGGGTGCCGAGGAGCTGGCCGCCGCGCTCATCGACCGGGGCGTGGGCGTTGAGGCCGGCATCTGGTCCGGGACCGACGGAGCGGCGCGGTTCGCGCGCTCGCCGCTCGGCCCGAAGGTGCTGCGGGTCCTCGCCGAAGTGACCGACCCCTCGCCGGACACGGCCGGGGCGAGCCCCCGCCGCCTGCTGGACGACGTCGGCTCCGCCTTCGGCCGGCCGGTGCTGCTGCACGGCCAGGACGGCGGCGCCTGGCCGGTGCTGCGGCTGGCGGGGCGCCTGGGGCTGGCGACCCGCATCGGCCTGGAAGACACGCTGACTCTGCCGGACGGGCAACAGGCCGCCGACAACGCGCGGTTGGTGGCCGAGGCGCTGCGGGAGTACGCCGAGGCCCGGGACGCTAGCAGCCGGTAAACCGCTCGCACCAGCCATTTCGGACCCGGACAGTGGGAGGCGATGAAACACAGCTGAGGAACCGAGGAGTCCCGCATGTCGAGGCTGCGCGTCACCGCCGAAGTGCTGACCGTCCACGAGCATCCGAACGCCGATGCGCTGGAGCTGGCCCAGGTGGGCCTGTACCGGGCCGTCGTCGCCAAGGACGCGTACCGCACCGGCGACGCCGCGCTCTACATTCCCGAGCAGGCCGTGCTGCCGCAGGAGCTGATCGATGAGCTGGGGCTGACCGGGCGGCTGGCGGGCAGCAGGTCGGACCGGGTCAAGGCGGTACGGCTGCGCGGTGAGCTGTCCCAGGGCATCGTGTGCCGGCCGAGGGCGCTGGCGGACGTCGACCTGGCCGCCGCCGCGACGGCCGGGACCGACTTCGCGGAGCGGCTGGGCGTCACCAAGTGGGTGCCGCCGGTACCGCCCACGATGAACGGCGACGTCGAGCCGGCGCCGGACCTGCTGCCCTGGGTCGACATCGAGAACGTCCAGCGCTACCCGGACATCTTCACGCCGGGAGAACCCGTGGTGCTGACCGAGAAGCTGCACGGCTCGGCCTGCCTGGTGACGTATCTCGCCGACGAGGAACGGGTGTTCGTCTCCTCCAAGGGCTTCGGGGCGAAGTCCCTGGCGCTGCGGGAGGACCCGCGCAACCTGTACTGGCGCGCGGTGCGCGGGCACGACGTGGCCGGGGCCGCGGCGCGCCTAGCCGAGCGGCTGGGGGCACGGCGGGTCGGCATCTTCGGTGAGGTGTACGGCGCGGGGGTGCAGGACCTGACGTACGGCGCGGACGGGCGGCGCGACACGCTCGGGTACGCCGTGTTCGACGTGTCGGCGGAGATCGACGGGCAGGTGCGGTGGCTGGACGCCGCGGAGCTGCTCGACGGCGAACTGCCCCTGGTTCCCCGCCTGTTCCACGGCCCGTACGACATCGGACGGGTGCTGGAGTTCGCCTCGGGCCGCGAGACGGTGTCCGGGCGGGAGCTGCACCTGCGGGAGGGCGTGGTGATACGTCCGGCCGTGGAACGGTACAGCCCGGTGACCGGGGGCCGGGCGATCGCCAAGGCGGTGAGTCCGGCGTATCTGACGCGGAAGGGCGGCACCGAATACGAGTGACCCCCGGGGGTGCGCGCCCCGGCGTCTCGCGGGGTGCGCGCGCCTCTCCTCCCGTCAGAGGCTGTCCTCCGGCTCCGGCTCCGGCTCCCGGCCGCGCGGCGCGCGCGGCGGGGCGGTGCCGGGGCGTTCCACCAGCAGCCGCGAGCCCGCCAGGCGTTCGCCGAAGACGTCGTCGGGGTTGGACAGGACGCAGGTGTCCAGCGAGAGGCAGCCGCAGCCGATGCAGTCCGTGAGGTGGTCGCGCAGGCGGTTGAGCTGCCGGATCCGCTGGTCCAGCTCCGAGCGCCAGGCCTCGGACAGGCGGGCCCAGTCGTCCCGGGTGGGGGTGCGCTCCTCGGGCAGCTCGGCGAGGGCCTCACGGATCGTGGCCAGCGGGATGCCGACGCGCTGGGCGGCCCGGACGAAGGCGACACGGCGCAGCGTGTCGCGGGTGTAGCGGCGCTGGTTGCCCGAGGTGCGGCGGCTGCTGATCAGGCCCTTGGCCTCGTAGAAGTGCAGGGCGGAGACGGCGGCGCCGCTGCGCGCGGCGAGCTGGCCGACCGTGAGCTCGTGGATCTTCTCGGGAAGCTGGGGCACCTCGCGAAGCCTACCGAGTCGGTGACGGGCCGGGTCCGTTGACAGGGGCCGGGGCCGCCACCATGCTAAGCAGTTGCTTAGACATATGCATCTGACTGCGCTACGCGGGAGGCCGGGACATGGCAGAGCCGAGGATCTTCACGTCCGTCGACGAGCTGAAGGCGGCGGTGGGCGAGCAGCTGGGGTACTCCGACTGGCTGGAGGTCGACCAGAAGCGGATCGATCTGTTCGCCGAGGCCACCGGTGACCACCAGTGGATCCACGTCGACCCGGAGAAGGCCGCCGCCGGCCCCTTCGGCACGACGATCGCGCACGGCTACCTCACGCTGTCCCTGCTGCCGCTGTTCGGGCCGCAGCTGATCGGCGTCGAGGGCGTGCGGATGGGCGTCAACTACGGCACCAACAAGGTCCGTTTCCCCGCCCCCGTCCCGGTCGGCTCCCGGCTGCGCGCCACCGCGACGATCACCGGCGTCGAGGACGTGACCGGCGGCGTGCAGGTTTCCGTCGCCTTCACCGTGGAGCGCGAGGGCGGCGACAAGCCGGTGTGCGTGGCGGAGTCGGTGGCGCGGTACTACCTCTGAGCCGCCGGGGGCTTTCGCACGCCCACCATCCGCAGCACGAGGTCGGCGTAGAGCGCGCCGACCTCGTCGGGCGTCCAGGGCCCCTCGATGTTGAACCAGCGAGCCACGTCGATGCACAGCGACAGCACGGCGAGGGTGGTGCCCCGCACGTCGAGCACCTCGAACTCGCCCGAGGCGACGCCGTCCTCGATGATCGCGCGCACCTCGGCGTCGCACCGCCGGCGCAGCGCGAGGATCTCCGCGCGGGCCTCGGGGCCGAGCGAGTCCAGCTCGTACTGCACCACGCGTGCGGTGGTGCGCCCCCCGGCGTGCCAGCGGACGAAGGAGCTCACCGCGTCGGCGAGCCGGTCGGTGGCGGTGCCCTCCCGCCGGGCCGCCGTGCGCAGGATGTCCAGGGCCCGCTCGTGACCGATCCGGCTGATGCGGTGCAGCAGCTCTTCCTTGGTTTTGTAGTGGATGTAGAGCGCGGCCGGGCTCATCCCGGCGCGGCCCGCGATGTCACGGGTCGTCGTGGCGTGGTAGCCGCGCTCGGCGAAGGCCTCCACGGCGGCGACCAGCAGTCGCCGGGCCGCCTCAGGGGTGACCTCGGCCCACGGCGTCTCGCCGCCGGCCGTCTCCTCCGCCGTACTCATCGCTCGCTCGCCCCTCTCGCCGACCAGAGGCACCACCATACCGCCGAAGCTGAGCGGGCGCTTAGTGAGGCCGCCCGGGATCAGGGCGGACGCGCGCCCTCAGAGCTTTTCGAAGGGGTCGTGCTGGGCGAGCAGCTTGTCCAGCCGCGCCTGGTCGACCCGGCTGACGAGCTGCCCCGCTTCCTGCCGGTCCCGCACGACCTTGGCGAGCGTGAAGGCGGACGTGACGAGGTAGAGGACGGCGATCCCGAGGAAGGCCCGGACCCAGGGGTCGGCCTCGAGCTGGAAGATGCCGATGGCCGTGGCGGCCAGGGCGATGGCGAACGATGCCACGGCCTGGCCGTGGAAGGCGGCCGTGCTCTGCTGCTTGACCGGTGTGTCACTCATGGGGAACAGGGTCGGCGGAGGAGGCGCCCGCCACATCCGCCGAGGTACTCAAAAGATACTCAGAACGCCGACACCCCCGTCAGCGCCCGCCCGATGAGCAGCTTCTGGATCTGGCTCGTGCCCTCGTAGAGGGTCATCACGCGGGCGTCGCGGAGCAGCTTGCCCGCGGGGTACTCGTCGATGTAGCCGTAGCCGCCGAAGACCTGCAGGGCGTTGTTGGCCGCGCGCACGGCCGCCTCCGAGGCGAAGAGCTTGGCCTTGGAGGCCTCGGTGGTGAAGGGCAGGCCGCGGTCGACCAGGTCGGCGACCCGCCAGGTCAGCAGGCGGGCCGCGTCGACGTCCACGGCGATGTCGCTGATCAGCTCCTGGACGAGCTGGTGGTGGGCGATGGACCTGCCGAACTGCTCGCGCTCCCCCGCGTACCGGACCGCCGCGTCGAGCGCGGCCTGGGCGATGCCGACGCAGCCGGCCGCGACCGACATCCGCCCCTTCGCCAGAGCGGACATCGCCACGGAGAACCCCTTGCCCTCCGGGCCGAGCATCGCGGAGGCCGGGACCCGGACGTCCTGGAGGACCAGTTCGGCGGTGGCCTGGCCGCGCAGCCCGAGCTTGCCGTGGACGGTGCGGCGGGTCAGTCCGGGCGTGTCGGCCGGGACGAGGAAGGCGGATACGCCCTGGTGGCCGGGGGCGTCGGTGGACCGGGCGAAGAGCAGCACGACGTCGGCCCAGGTGCCGTTGGTGATGAACATCTTTGTGCCGTTGATGACGTAGTCACCGCCGTCGCGGACCGCGCGGGTCGTGAGGTTCCCGGCGTCGGAGCCGGTGCCCGGCTCGGTGAGGCCGAAGCAGCCGACGTACTCGCCGGAGGTCAGCCCCGGCAGCCAGCGGCGCTTGTGCTCCTCGCCGCCCCAGGCGGCGACGGTCTTGGCGACCAGGCCGAGGGAGACGGAGACGATGCCGCGCACGGAGGAGTCCCCGCGGCCGAGTTCCTCGGTGATCAGGCAGTACGCGAGGTGGTCGCCGCCGCTGCCGCCGTACTCCTCGTCGACGGTCAGCCCCAGGAAGCCGACCTCGCCGAGCTTCTTGACGATCCCCCGGTCGACCTCCTCCGCGCGGTCCCAGGCGATGACGTGGGGGGCGATCTCGCGGTCCACGAAGTCCCGGGCGAGCTGCCGTACGGCGTTCTGCTCCTCGCTGAGCTCCAGGTTCACGTCCGGTCACCCCACAGATCGAGGCCCTTGAAGGGCGTACATTTTAATTAGCACTGCTAGTTTCTTGCTCCGCCCTACTATGTGCGCCATGGCCCGACCGCGCAAGCCCTTGCTCAGCACCGACCGGATCGTCGCGACGGCCCGGACGCTGGTGGACACGGAGGGGCTCGCGGCCGTCTCCACCCGTCGGCTGGCCGCGGAGCTGGGGGTCAGCGGGCCGTCGCTGTACAACCACTTCCGCACCAAGGACGAGATCCTGGAGGCGGTCGCGGACTCGGTGAGCGCGCAGGTCGACCTGTCGATGTTCGAGGACGGGCGGGACTGGCGAACCGCGCTGCACGACTGGGCGGTCTCCTACCGGGCCGCCCTGCGCGACCACCCGAACATCGTCCCCGTGCTGGCCCGCGGGCCCGGCCGTCGCCCGGCCGCGCTGCGGCTGGCGGACGCGGTCTACGGCGCGATGGTCGAGGCGGGCTGGCCACCGGCGCAGGCCACGTCCATCGGCGCGCTGATGCGGTACTTCATCATGGGCTCCGCGCTCGGCTCGTTCGCCGGGGGCTTCGTGACCGACGAGAGCGCGTACGACCCCGCCGACTATCCCCACCTCGGGCAGGCGCACCTCCTCGCCGAGCGGCAGGACAAGATCGACGAGCGGGCCTTCGAGACGGGGCTCTGCGCGCTGCTGGACGGGTTGGCGCAGCAGTACGAGCAGGTCGGGCGGACCGCGTAGGGACGTCCGGGCTCCCGGCAGCGGGCGAGCATCCGACCGCACGGCCCGGAGCGCTGAGCGCCGACGGGCTCCCGGTGTCGACGGTCGGCCCGGCCCGCGGGTGGCCGGGTGACGAGCGGGCCACCGGGTTCGTGCTCACGGTCGCCGGAGTGCGCTGGTTCGCCGACGCGGGCATCGCCCTCGGCCGCACCGGCCGCCGCCCGCCGGCCCGCGCCTGCCTGGACGGGACCGAACGCCGCCCGTATCTCGCGGGGCTCGCGGGCGCGGCCTTGTGCCGGCACGCCCTCACCACCGGCTGGTGCGTGCGCGTCGGCTCCCAGCGGGCGGTGAAGGTGACACCCGCGGGCGAGCGCGCGCTGTAGCGGCTGCTCGGCATCGAGCCGGCCGCGCTGCGCTGAGCCCGGGCTCCGCCCTCCGCGTCCGTAATCCGCGAGCTTCCCTCCCCCTCCCCCGCTTAGCCTCTGGAGCATGATGAGCGTCTCACCCCGTACCCCGCTGCTGGCCGCCGGCGCCGCCACCGTGACCGTCGTGCTGTGGGCCTCCGCCTTCGTCTCGATCCGCAGCGCGGGCGCCGCGTACTCGCCCGGCGCGCTGGCCCTCGGGCGACTGCTGTCGGGAGCCCTCGTGCTGGGGGTGTTCCTCCTGGTGCGGCGGGAGGGGTTGCCGCCGAGGTCGGCCTGGCGCGGCATCGCGATATCGGGCGTGCTGTGGTTCGGCTTCTACATGGTCGCCCTCAACTGGGGCGAACAGCAGGTCGACGCCGGTACGGCGGCCCTGGTGGTGAACATCGGCCCCATCCTGATCGCGCTGCTCGGCGCCCGGCTGCTCGGCGATCCGCTGCCGCCGCGGCTGCTGGCGGGCATGGCGGTGTCGTTCGCCGGTGCGGTGACGGTGGGGCTGTCGATGTCCGGCGAGGGCGGCTCGTCGGTGCTCGGGGTGGCGCTGTGCCTGCTGGCCGCGATGGCGTACGCCGGCGGGGTCGTCGCGCAGAAGCCGGCCCTCGGACGGGCGAGCGTGCTGCAGGTGACGACGTTCGGCTGCCTGGTGGGGGCGGTGTGCTGCCTGCCGTTCTCCTGGCAGCTGGTGACCGAGGCGGCCGGCGCTCCGCTGTCGGCCACCCTGAACATGGTCTACCTGGGCGTCTTCCCGACCGCGCTCGCCTTCACCACCTGGGCGTACGCCCTGTCGCGCACGACCGCCAGCCGTATGGGCGCGACGACGTACGCCGTTCCCGCCCTGGTCGTGCTGATGTCGTGGCTGGCGCTGGGCGAGGTGCCCGGGCCGCTCACGATGGCGGGCGGGGCGCTGTGCCTGGCCGGGGTGGCGGTGTCGCGGTCCCGGCCGCGGTCCGCGGCGCCGACGAGCGAGCCGGTGTCGCGGACCGAACGGGAGGCCACCACGTCAGCGTGACTTCGCCCGGCCCGACAGGACCATGATGGACAGCAGCGCGATCGCGGACAGCGCGACGACGTAGCCGGACACGGCCATCGACGTACCGGTCGCCCCCATCAGCAGCACCATGACGAACGGGGCGAGTCCGCCGCCGCCCACGGCCGCGATCTGGTGGCCGAGCGAAGCGCCCGTGCAGCGCATCTCGGGCGTGAACAGCTCGGCGAACAGGACGGCCTGGGGGCCCGGACGGTATGGACGTCAACGGGTTGTGCGGCAGGAGTTTCGCGGGCCCGCGGGGCGCCCCCGCGGGGCGCCGTTCGCGGCGGGTCCGGGCTGGAAGACGGCGCGCGCCCAGCTGTAAGAGGCGCGCGCCCTGCTCGGACATGGTGCGCCCGTTCGGGGACGTGCGCCCGGCCCGGGACGGTCCGCGCCCGGCTCGAAAACGCCGAGCGCCCGGCTCGTACGTCGAAGCCCGCCTCGTACGGCGAGTGCCCGTTCCCGAGGCGGCGCGCGGGCGCGCTAGAAGACGACCAGCGCCCGGCCCCCCTTGCCCGCCAGCATGTTGTCGAAGGCCGCCGGAATGCCGTCCAGCGCGATGCGTTCCGTGACCAGTGCCGACAGGTCCAGGCGGCCCGCGCGGATGTGCTCGGCCAGGACGGGCAGGTCCCGCTGCGGGTCGCAGTTGCCGTAGACGCAGCCCGAGAGGGTGCGGCCCCAGTGGAAGATCTCCAGGGCGTTGAAGGTGACCTGCTGGTCCTTGCCGCCGATGCCGACGACCGTCGTGCGCCCGCCGCGGCGGGTCGACTCCCAGGCCGCGCGGATGGTGACCGCCCGCCCGACGCACTCCACCGCCACGTCGACCCCCTGCTTGTCGGTCAGGGCGCGGATGTCGCGGGCGGTGGTGTCGGAGGCGACGACGTAGTCGGTGGCGCCGGCCCCACGGGCCAGCTCCTCCTTCTCCGCGGAGACGTCCACCGCGACGATCCGCGACGCGCCCGCGATCCGCGCCGACTGCAGCGCCGCCAGACCCACCCCGCCGACGCCGAACACCGCGACCGTCTCGCCGGGCCGGACCTGCGCGGAGTGGTGCACCGCCCCGTAGCCCGTGAGGACCGCGCAGCCCAGGAGCGCCGCGTCGGTCAGGGGCACGCCCGGCGGCGCCGGCAACGCGCAGGAGGTCGGCACCACCGTCTCCTCGGCGAACGCGGCCACGTTCAGGCCCGGGTACAGCTCGGCACCGTCGGACGTGCGGTGGGCGTGGACGGCGGCGGAGCCGTTCAGGGCGTTGGCGCACAGCCACACCTCGCCGCGGGCGCAGGCGGGGCAGTCGCCGCACGACGGGGCCCAGTTGAGGACGACGCCGTCGCCCGGCGCGAGGTGCGTGACCCCTTCGCCGACGGCGACCACGGTGCCCGCGCCCTCGTGGCCGAGCACGGCCGGGACCGGCAGGCGCATGGTGCCGTTGGACAGGGAGAGATCGGAGTGGCACACCCCGGCCGCGGCGAGACGGACCCGGATCTGGCCGGGGCCGGGCGCGGGAAGGTCGATCTCCGTGACCTCCAGCGGGGCACCGACAGCCGGAAGGACGGCGGCACGCACAGCCATGACAGTGAACTCCTTCAGAACTGGAGGGACTTGGTCTGGAGGTACTCGGCCAGGCCGTGCACGCCGAGTTCCCGGCCCACGCCGGACTGCTTGTAGCCGCCGAAGGGGGCGAGCGGGTTGAAACGGCCGCCGTTGATGTCGACCTGACCCGTCTCCATCCGGCGCGCGAAGGCCACCGCCTCCGCCTCGTCGCCCGCCCAGACCGCGCCGGCGAGCCCGTACACCGTGCCGTTCGCGATCCGCAGGGCGTCCGCCTCGTCCTCGTACCGCAGGATCGACAGGACCGGCCCGAAGATCTCCTCCTGCGCGATGGTCATCTCCGGCGTGACGTCGGCGAAGACGGTCGGGCTGACGAAGTAGCCGCGCTCACGCGGCGGCTCGACGCCGCCCGCGACCAGGCGGGCGCCCTCGGCCACGCCCTTCTCGATGTAGCCGCGCACCCGGTCGCGCTGCCGGGCGTTCACGAGCGGCCCGATGCGCTCGCCGTACTTGGCGGCCGCGGCGACGGCCAGTTCCACGGCGGCGGCGTACTGCGAGGAGTGCACGAGCATGCGGGTCCAGGCGCTGCACGTCTGCCCGGAGTTGGACATCACGTTGGCGACGCCGACGTTGACCGCCTTGGCCAGGTCGGCGCTGGGCAGGACCACGTTGGCGGACTTGCCGCCCAGCTCCAGGGCGACCTTCTTCACCGCGGCCCCCGCCGTGGCGGCGATCCGGCTGCCGACCGCCGTGGAGCCGGTGAAGGAGACCAGGTCGACGTCCGGGTGCTCGGCGAGGGCCTGCCCGGCCACCGGGCCGAGGCCGGTGACGAGGTTGAAGACACCGGCCGGGACGCCCGCCTCGTGGACGGCCTCCGCGAACGCCTGCGCGGTCAGCGGGGTGTCCTCGGCCGGCTTCAGGACGACCGTGCAGCCCGCGGCGAGCGCCGGGGCGACCTTGGCGACGATCTGGTGCAGGGGGTAGTTCCAAGGCGTGATGGCGCCGACCACGCCG
This region of Streptomyces chromofuscus genomic DNA includes:
- a CDS encoding aldehyde dehydrogenase family protein, with the protein product MKARDGMYIDGAWRPAAGRDVIEVVNPADEEIIDRVPAGSAEDVDRAVRAARAALPAWSATPPAERAARLAALRDVLAARKDEIAATITAELGSPLPFSQAVHLGAPIAVAGSYAELAATHAFEEKVGNSTVHHEPIGVVGAITPWNYPLHQIVAKVAPALAAGCTVVLKPAEDTPLTAQAFAEAVHEAGVPAGVFNLVTGLGPVAGQALAEHPDVDLVSFTGSTAVGSRIAATAGAAVKKVALELGGKSANVVLPSADLAKAVNVGVANVMSNSGQTCSAWTRMLVHSSQYAAAVELAVAAAAKYGERIGPLVNARQRDRVRGYIEKGVAEGARLVAGGVEPPRERGYFVSPTVFADVTPEMTIAQEEIFGPVLSILRYEDEADALRIANGTVYGLAGAVWAGDEAEAVAFARRMETGQVDINGGRFNPLAPFGGYKQSGVGRELGVHGLAEYLQTKSLQF